A genomic window from Sulfurospirillum diekertiae includes:
- a CDS encoding epoxyqueuosine reductase: MQTIAQAIQDKAYELGYEKCGIIPLSMMHEFEGKLEERTRSVPSSSGFYERQKRLIDPTKTYPWAKSIVVVAERYGQYKLPSNLAGHIGRPYLYDARINEKTEEFQRGLLLDAYLKSLGFQTATERKYGLVGLRWAAMKAGLGIIRRNNFFYTESGSWVTLYAWLIDEEMTLVETNTLPSCPEKCQRCITACPTKSLSAPYTMNPMRCISFLTTFGGRDLPHEPLAKSFGACIYGCDICQEVCPMNHKKLSDEKEFPELLALAPFLSAERIMGMDEDFYREHIQPKFFYLSPDDLWKWKVNVLCFMQNNYQESFRPYILEARSASHEKVREMANSIIF; this comes from the coding sequence ATGCAAACAATCGCCCAAGCTATACAGGACAAAGCGTATGAATTAGGGTACGAAAAGTGTGGTATTATCCCTTTAAGTATGATGCATGAATTTGAAGGTAAACTTGAAGAGCGTACAAGGAGTGTTCCTTCCTCATCTGGGTTTTATGAGCGTCAAAAACGCTTGATTGATCCTACGAAAACTTATCCTTGGGCAAAATCGATTGTCGTTGTCGCCGAGCGATATGGGCAGTATAAACTTCCGAGCAATCTTGCAGGGCATATCGGTAGACCCTATCTGTATGATGCACGGATTAATGAAAAAACCGAGGAATTTCAAAGAGGACTTTTGTTGGATGCGTATCTCAAAAGTTTAGGATTTCAAACAGCAACAGAGCGAAAGTATGGCTTAGTAGGGTTGCGTTGGGCAGCGATGAAAGCGGGCTTAGGGATCATTCGTCGTAACAACTTTTTTTACACAGAATCAGGATCGTGGGTGACGTTGTACGCATGGTTGATTGATGAAGAGATGACGCTTGTGGAAACAAACACCTTACCTTCGTGTCCTGAAAAATGTCAACGTTGCATCACGGCATGTCCTACCAAATCACTTTCAGCTCCTTATACCATGAATCCAATGCGTTGCATCTCCTTTTTAACAACCTTTGGAGGGCGTGACCTTCCTCATGAACCTTTGGCAAAAAGCTTTGGCGCGTGTATTTACGGCTGTGATATTTGCCAAGAAGTGTGTCCTATGAATCACAAAAAACTCAGTGATGAAAAAGAGTTCCCCGAACTTTTAGCATTAGCACCTTTTCTTTCAGCTGAGCGCATTATGGGGATGGACGAAGATTTTTACCGTGAACATATTCAACCCAAGTTTTTTTATCTCTCACCGGATGATCTTTGGAAATGGAAAGTCAATGTGCTCTGCTTTATGCAAAATAATTATCAAGAAAGTTTTAGACCCTACATTTTAGAGGCTCGCAGTGCTTCACATGAAAAAGTTCGTGAGATGGCAAACAGTATAATCTTTTAA
- a CDS encoding SDR family NAD(P)-dependent oxidoreductase — MQRLLEGKIALITGGSSGIGLATAEKFANEGAYVFITGRDAVKLQKAEQLIGHDVVALQGDVADMEDLEKIFTAIQAQKGKLDIVFANAAAAETSMLENITMEHYYRVFDTNVKGTIFTVQRALPLLSDGASIILTASKSAVKGRAGFSVYSASKAAIRNLARSWLLELKNRHIRVNVISPGSTATQGLGALSGSPENVESFFNILKERVPLGRMGQPHEIAAVVAFMASEGASFMNGADIQIDGGEAQI, encoded by the coding sequence ATGCAACGGTTATTGGAAGGGAAAATCGCTCTTATCACAGGCGGTAGTTCAGGGATTGGTTTGGCTACGGCTGAAAAGTTTGCTAACGAAGGTGCTTATGTGTTTATCACAGGGCGTGATGCTGTAAAACTCCAAAAAGCCGAACAGCTGATCGGTCATGATGTCGTAGCACTTCAAGGCGATGTCGCTGACATGGAGGATTTAGAAAAAATCTTCACTGCCATTCAAGCGCAAAAAGGCAAACTTGACATCGTTTTTGCCAATGCCGCCGCTGCTGAGACTTCGATGTTGGAGAACATAACGATGGAGCATTATTACCGTGTTTTTGATACCAATGTCAAAGGGACAATTTTCACGGTACAACGTGCACTACCACTGCTCAGTGATGGTGCAAGTATCATCCTCACCGCATCCAAATCAGCCGTGAAAGGACGAGCAGGCTTTAGCGTTTATTCTGCGTCCAAAGCCGCCATTCGCAATCTCGCACGCAGTTGGTTGCTGGAGTTAAAAAACCGTCACATTCGCGTCAATGTCATCAGCCCAGGCTCTACCGCAACCCAAGGACTTGGAGCACTGTCAGGATCACCCGAAAACGTTGAATCTTTTTTTAACATCCTTAAAGAGCGCGTTCCTCTAGGCCGAATGGGACAACCCCACGAAATCGCCGCAGTGGTTGCTTTTATGGCATCAGAAGGGGCAAGTTTTATGAACGGAGCCGACATTCAAATAGACGGCGGTGAAGCACAAATATAG
- a CDS encoding MarR family winged helix-turn-helix transcriptional regulator — protein sequence MKNQRLITLSSRLAEKANKFIIAELKKYELSDIAPSHGDILSLLFDGNAYEMGEIAKRIHRTKPTVTVLIEKLEKSGYVERIKSDDDALFTRVSLTAKGFELKPLFETISERLNQCAYQGLTEAEAMLLEVLLEKAVVNFEKRE from the coding sequence ATGAAAAATCAAAGACTGATAACGCTTTCGAGCCGATTGGCTGAAAAAGCCAATAAATTTATCATTGCAGAGCTCAAAAAATATGAACTCTCTGACATTGCACCCAGTCATGGCGATATCTTAAGCCTTTTGTTTGATGGTAACGCTTACGAAATGGGCGAAATTGCCAAAAGAATTCATCGAACCAAACCAACGGTGACGGTTTTGATTGAAAAACTTGAGAAGAGTGGTTATGTCGAGCGTATAAAATCAGATGATGACGCCCTTTTTACCCGTGTTTCTTTAACGGCAAAGGGATTTGAATTGAAGCCTTTGTTTGAAACAATTTCTGAGCGGCTGAACCAATGTGCCTACCAAGGACTCACTGAAGCTGAAGCGATGTTGTTGGAAGTCTTACTTGAAAAAGCTGTCGTTAATTTTGAGAAGAGAGAGTAA
- a CDS encoding cupin domain-containing protein → MNPSGKNYSVRSLGNVTSLGRIELHEALSLTGSEVTINELPSGVSVPFVHAHKNNEEVYVVLSGKGWLYIDGDEFEIKEGDAFRIDPNGARCIKADNASTLRFICIQAKANSLEGFTQTDGIPVDVKPSWL, encoded by the coding sequence ATGAATCCATCAGGAAAAAATTATAGTGTTCGCTCTTTGGGTAATGTAACATCATTAGGTCGTATTGAACTACATGAAGCATTAAGTCTTACAGGCTCAGAAGTTACTATCAACGAACTTCCCTCTGGTGTGAGTGTACCTTTTGTCCATGCCCACAAAAATAACGAAGAGGTCTATGTCGTTTTAAGTGGCAAGGGTTGGCTGTACATTGACGGCGATGAATTTGAGATCAAAGAGGGTGATGCCTTTAGAATTGACCCAAATGGAGCGCGTTGTATCAAAGCAGATAATGCCTCTACGCTTCGTTTTATCTGCATTCAAGCTAAGGCAAACAGTCTTGAGGGATTTACCCAAACGGATGGAATTCCCGTTGATGTGAAACCTTCTTGGCTATAA
- the thiC gene encoding phosphomethylpyrimidine synthase ThiC, with protein MSKVLDNLEKIDASYIQNFPSSKKIYIQGTRADIQVPMREITLSPTSLRDGSFEENPPLHVYDTSGVYTDPNVKIDLHQGLEPLRAKWIEERADSEQLDDFSSVYFHKRHDDAELNALRFPNLKKPRRAMSGKNITQMHYARKGIITPEMEYVAIRENCNLEVARQNKLLGSQHKGEHFGAKLPEIYTPEFVRQEIAAGRAVLPLNVNHPEAEPMIIGRNFMVKINANIGNSATTSSIEEEVEKMLWSTRWGGDTVMDLSTGKNIHETREWILRNSAVPIGTVPIYQALEKVNGIAEDLTWEVYRDTLIEQAEQGVDYFTIHAGVRLAYVPMTAKRLTGIVSRGGSIMAKWCLHHHKESFLYTHFEEICDIMKAYDVAFSLGDGLRPGSLYDANDEAQFAELETLGELTKIAWKHDVQVMIEGPGHVPMQKIKENMTKELEDCFEAPFYTLGPLVTDVAPGYDHITSAIGAAQIGWYGTAMLCYVTPKEHLGLPNREDVKEGIIAYKIAAHAADLAKGFPGAQIRDNAMSKARFEFRWYDQFNIGFDPDRAREYHDKTLPVESAKVAHFCSMCGPKFCSMKISQDVRDYAAKIGAEDVNIALEKGLEEQAEHFKESGGQIYM; from the coding sequence ATGAGTAAAGTACTCGACAACCTCGAAAAAATAGACGCATCCTACATTCAAAACTTCCCAAGTTCCAAGAAAATTTACATCCAAGGCACAAGAGCTGACATTCAAGTCCCGATGCGCGAAATCACCCTAAGCCCTACGTCGCTACGCGATGGTAGCTTTGAGGAAAATCCACCGCTTCACGTCTATGACACTTCAGGCGTTTACACCGACCCCAATGTCAAAATTGACCTTCACCAAGGCTTAGAGCCACTACGTGCCAAATGGATTGAAGAGCGAGCTGACAGCGAACAACTAGATGATTTTAGCTCTGTCTATTTTCACAAACGCCACGATGACGCTGAACTAAACGCCCTTCGCTTCCCCAATCTTAAAAAGCCTCGCCGTGCGATGAGTGGTAAAAACATCACCCAAATGCACTACGCCAGAAAAGGCATTATCACCCCAGAGATGGAGTATGTCGCCATTCGTGAAAACTGCAACCTTGAAGTAGCACGCCAAAATAAACTCTTAGGTTCTCAACACAAAGGCGAGCATTTTGGGGCAAAATTGCCTGAAATTTATACCCCTGAGTTTGTCCGTCAAGAGATCGCCGCAGGACGCGCCGTTCTTCCGCTCAACGTGAACCATCCCGAAGCCGAACCGATGATCATTGGACGTAACTTCATGGTCAAGATCAACGCCAACATTGGCAACTCCGCTACTACCTCATCCATCGAGGAAGAGGTCGAAAAAATGCTTTGGTCAACTCGTTGGGGTGGCGATACCGTTATGGATTTGTCCACAGGTAAAAACATCCACGAAACGAGGGAGTGGATACTTCGCAACTCCGCTGTGCCGATTGGAACCGTGCCGATTTACCAAGCACTCGAGAAAGTAAACGGCATCGCTGAAGACTTGACATGGGAGGTCTACCGTGACACGCTCATCGAACAAGCCGAACAAGGCGTGGACTACTTCACCATTCACGCAGGTGTGCGCCTCGCTTATGTTCCAATGACCGCGAAACGTCTCACGGGCATTGTCTCTCGGGGTGGAAGTATCATGGCAAAATGGTGTCTGCACCATCACAAAGAGAGTTTTTTATACACCCATTTTGAAGAAATCTGTGACATCATGAAAGCCTACGATGTCGCCTTTTCACTCGGCGATGGCTTACGTCCCGGTTCACTCTACGATGCCAATGATGAAGCGCAATTTGCCGAGCTTGAAACCTTAGGAGAACTCACCAAAATCGCTTGGAAACACGACGTCCAAGTGATGATCGAAGGGCCGGGACACGTCCCGATGCAAAAAATCAAAGAGAACATGACCAAAGAGTTAGAGGACTGTTTTGAAGCGCCATTTTACACTCTTGGACCCTTAGTTACCGATGTCGCTCCAGGCTATGATCACATCACCTCAGCCATTGGTGCAGCGCAAATCGGCTGGTACGGTACAGCGATGCTCTGCTACGTTACGCCCAAAGAGCATTTAGGCTTACCCAACCGCGAAGACGTCAAAGAAGGCATCATCGCCTACAAAATCGCCGCCCACGCCGCAGACCTCGCCAAAGGTTTTCCGGGAGCACAAATCCGCGACAATGCTATGAGCAAAGCCCGTTTTGAATTTAGATGGTACGACCAGTTCAACATCGGCTTCGACCCTGATCGCGCTCGTGAGTACCACGACAAAACACTTCCAGTAGAAAGTGCCAAAGTAGCCCACTTCTGTTCCATGTGCGGACCAAAATTTTGCTCGATGAAAATATCACAAGATGTTCGTGACTACGCCGCAAAAATCGGTGCAGAAGATGTGAATATTGCGCTGGAAAAGGGCTTGGAAGAGCAAGCTGAACACTTTAAAGAGAGTGGCGGACAGATTTACATGTAA
- a CDS encoding chemotaxis protein CheX yields MKQAVIEATENFCSTILCEIPHFVENLGGQFYGSAIALIENECEHIWYLFFEKATLNEIAKNLLFEENLCEDDLDDLLKEIANQIIGSAKVILQGQNPNSDYQLNMPEFLGNVSAPLPIKLEESLLYTINNSTFVIGR; encoded by the coding sequence ATGAAGCAAGCTGTGATTGAAGCGACTGAAAACTTTTGTTCAACTATTTTATGTGAAATTCCACACTTTGTGGAGAATCTAGGCGGACAATTTTATGGCTCTGCTATTGCTTTGATCGAAAATGAGTGTGAGCATATTTGGTATCTCTTTTTTGAGAAAGCAACGCTGAACGAAATTGCTAAAAATCTCCTCTTTGAAGAAAATCTCTGCGAAGATGACTTGGATGACCTCCTCAAAGAGATCGCCAATCAAATTATCGGCTCTGCTAAAGTCATTCTCCAAGGACAAAACCCTAACAGCGACTATCAACTCAATATGCCTGAATTTTTAGGCAATGTCTCTGCTCCTCTGCCTATCAAACTGGAAGAATCTTTGCTCTATACCATCAACAACAGCACCTTTGTCATAGGCCGATAA
- a CDS encoding amino acid permease, translating into MHAKGLSRGLKNRHVQLIALGGAIGTGLFLGVSTTVQLTGPAVLLGYALGGFIAFMIMRQLGEMVVEEPVAGSFSHFANKYWHPFAGFASGWNYWILYVLVGMAELTAIGTFVHFWLPNVPTWASAAFFFILVNLVNLVNVRIYGEFEFWFSIIKVAAIISMIAFGSYLLISGNGGETAHFSNLWALEGGFFPHGIKGFLMAMVFIMFSFGGLELIGIAAAETDDPSHTIPRATNQVIYRILIFYIGALAVLLSLMPWMNMTKDVTPFVMVFSSLNENFVAHVLNAIVLTAALSVYNSGVYSNSRMLFGLAAQGNAPKMLMKLNDKGVPVNAVLFSALITGSCVALNYFMPEDAFKFLMALVVSALVVNWFMISFAHLKFRYAKIKEGVVPKFKAFWFPVGNIICILFFAMILVIMLFIDGINISVYLIPA; encoded by the coding sequence ATGCATGCAAAAGGGCTTTCACGAGGCTTGAAAAATAGACATGTCCAACTTATTGCATTGGGCGGAGCTATTGGAACAGGCTTGTTTTTGGGGGTTTCTACAACCGTTCAACTTACAGGTCCCGCGGTACTTTTAGGGTACGCGTTGGGTGGATTTATTGCATTTATGATTATGCGTCAACTGGGCGAAATGGTCGTCGAGGAGCCCGTTGCCGGCTCATTTAGCCATTTTGCAAACAAATACTGGCATCCGTTTGCGGGCTTTGCATCGGGTTGGAACTACTGGATTTTGTATGTTTTAGTCGGTATGGCAGAACTGACTGCCATCGGTACGTTTGTACACTTTTGGCTTCCCAATGTTCCAACATGGGCATCAGCGGCATTTTTCTTTATTTTGGTCAACCTTGTCAATTTAGTGAATGTTCGCATTTACGGCGAATTTGAGTTTTGGTTTTCCATCATCAAAGTAGCGGCGATTATCTCCATGATCGCGTTTGGTAGTTACTTACTCATCAGTGGAAACGGTGGTGAGACGGCTCATTTTAGTAACCTTTGGGCACTAGAGGGTGGATTTTTCCCACACGGTATCAAGGGTTTTTTAATGGCGATGGTGTTCATCATGTTCTCCTTTGGTGGACTTGAGCTGATCGGTATTGCCGCTGCTGAGACGGATGATCCAAGTCATACGATTCCACGCGCGACCAATCAAGTTATTTACCGGATTCTTATCTTTTACATTGGCGCACTGGCGGTTCTTCTTTCTCTCATGCCATGGATGAACATGACCAAAGATGTGACCCCATTTGTCATGGTATTTAGCAGTTTAAATGAAAACTTTGTCGCGCATGTACTCAACGCCATCGTTTTAACAGCGGCACTTTCCGTCTATAACAGCGGTGTTTATTCTAACTCACGTATGCTGTTTGGCTTAGCCGCGCAGGGTAATGCTCCTAAAATGCTGATGAAATTAAACGACAAAGGTGTTCCTGTTAATGCCGTACTTTTCTCTGCACTGATTACGGGTAGTTGTGTTGCGCTGAACTATTTTATGCCCGAAGATGCGTTTAAATTTTTAATGGCACTCGTGGTCTCTGCATTGGTCGTCAACTGGTTTATGATCAGCTTTGCGCACCTCAAATTTCGTTATGCGAAGATCAAAGAGGGTGTTGTCCCTAAATTTAAAGCGTTTTGGTTTCCTGTTGGCAACATCATCTGCATTCTTTTCTTTGCGATGATCTTGGTTATTATGCTGTTCATTGATGGCATTAATATCTCTGTTTACCTCATTCCTGCATAG